The Numida meleagris isolate 19003 breed g44 Domestic line chromosome 18, NumMel1.0, whole genome shotgun sequence genome segment TCCTTCCAGCTGAGACAGACGTTGGCCAGGATGCTGAGCTCAGCACGGCACAAGCTGTGCACTGCTAGCTCACTGCCAGCCACGGGGGTGGGAGTGGCATGGACCGTGGCTTTGCCAGAAATACCATTTCTCAAGCGGCCCCATGGCAAGGTTACAGAGTTGGCTCCAAAACAGTGTCTTGCGCGCACATTCACCTCCACTGGTAACAGTGGATCTTTGGATTGGTGGCATCGGAATGAGGTTGCGTTGTCTTGAAGGCAGTGGGGATGTCCCTTTTGTCCTTTCTGATGTCACAAGCTGCAGCCTCAGGCTGGAAAGATCTCCCTTAACATATCTGAACACGTATTCAAATCTAGTATCCTCGATGACAGGATGAAACTGCCCCCAAAATCTCAACCCGGGACATGGGGCGAGCAGGTTTTAGCTGCTCAGGGAACTGGTTAGTGAGGTCCCCTGGGAAACTGCGTTTTGAAGACGTGGGAATCCATTACTGCTGGCCATGAGTGGGAGGACCACGACTGAGGTAATGATCAGCTCTCAGCATTGTCTTCCCCATgctgaacaggcccagctctctcagccttccctcGCTGCAGCGATGTTCCCAGCCCGACATCAAATCCGCAGCCCTTCGTTACGCTCCCTCTGGCAGCTCCGTGCCTTTCTAGGGCTGGGAAGTGCAGAATCAcgctcagcactgcagatgtgGTGAGGATGCCATCATCACCCCATGGGGATGTGCTGAGGTCAGGGCTGGCCCCGGGGAGCTGAGCCCACCTTTGGAGGGGGAAGCACCCTGGGCTCCCAAAGGGAGAGGAGACAAACAAAGGGGTCCATACAGCAGACAAACAAAGCAGTTTCATAGTCCAAAAATTTTATTTAGGCATCAAAACTACTAAGTCCTTATTGGATTATGATGTAGTgatatgttttaaattattcctggattttcccctttcttagaaaaaaaatatttaatttaaataagttAAATAGAATAAATTTTGTGTAGAAGAAGATTCAGTTCATGCAATGTGGTGTATCCATGGTGCTGCTGGCCAAGCCCAGGGTCAGAGCAGTGAAGGGTCAGTTTTCTTGGTTCTGGAAGAGTTCCAGGCGTTTCTGCACCCAGGACTCCTCGGGGTTTGCACATATCTCCCTCCCCTTCTTGGTGaccaggctgcagggaggaaaCCAGCGTTGGGTTGGGAGGATGCTGGGTCCTGCGGGCAGCACCCACGTGTCCCCAACCACACTCTCGCCCACTCCCAACCACCCTCGGAGCTGTGGAATACTGTCATGGAATCACACTGCAAGCCCCGGCTCTGGTTGGATACTCACATCACCCCCGGCAGGCGGcacttgctgctgctgcggAAGGCGGAGGCGATGAGGTTGAGTGGGACGGGATCTTGAATGTAGGTGAAGCAGCAGGTTGTGGGGACGCCATCTGtggggaaagagaaacagagccCTGGTGAGACCCCACAGATGCTCGACCTGGGGCTTTACAAGGATCTCCCATCACCCATCCACCCCGTTGTGTCACATCCCCCAAGGACACCCCAAGAGACACCATCTCCAAGGCTGAGCACCAGCTCCAAGCACTGGTGGCAGTCCCCCACAGCCCACCAGGAAGGTCCCGTCCATGGGAACTCGGCTCCCAGGCAGGGACAGGCACCCAGCCACAGGGACACAGAGAGACCCGACTCACACAGACGGGCCACGGCTGAGGAGCAGAGggccaggaggagcagagcgGCCAGGGCGGCTGCGGAGCCCTTCATGGTGCTGCGGGACGTTGGCACGGCGagcggggctggagctgggtggCTGCNNNNNNNNNNNNNNNNNNNNNNNNNNNNNNNNNNNNNNNNNNNNNNNNNNNNNNNNNNNNNNNNNNNNNNNNNNNNNNNNNNNNNNNNNNNNNNNNNNNNNNNNNNNNNNNNNNNNNNNNNNNNNNNNNNNNNNNNNNNNNNNNNNNNNNNNNNNNNNNNNNNNNNNNNNNNNNNNNNNNNNNNNNNNNNNNNNNNNNNNNNNNNNNNNNNNNNNNNNNNNNNNNNNNNNNNNNNNNNNNNNNNNNNNNNNNNNNNNNNNNNNNNNNNNNNNNNNNNNNNNNNNNNNNNNNNNNNNNNNNNNNNNNNNNNNNNNNNNNNNNNNNNNNNNNNNNNNNNNNNNNNNNNNNNNNNNNNNNNNNNNNNNNNNNNNNNNNNNNNNNNNNNNNNNNNNNNNNNNNNNNNNNNNNNNNNNNNNNNNNNNNNNNNNNNNNNNNNNNNNNNNNNNNNNNNNNNNNNNNNNNNNNNNNNNNNNNNNNNNNNNNNNNNNNNNNNNNNNNNNNNNNNNNNNNNNNNNNNNNNNNNNNNNNNNNNNNNNNNNNNNNNNNNNNNNNNNNNNNNNNNNNNNNNNNNNNNNNNNNNNNNNNNNNNNNNNNNNNNNNNNNNNNNNNNNNNNNNNNNNNNNNNNNNNNNNNNNNNNNNNNNNNNNNNNNNNNNNNNNNNNNNNNNNNNNNNNNNNNNNNNNNNNNNNNNNNNNNNNNNNNNNNNNNNNNNNNNNNNNNNNNNNNNNNNNNNNNNNNNNNNNNNNNNNNNNNNNNNNNNNNNNNNNNNNNNNNNNNNNNNNNNNNNNNNNNNNNNNNNNNNNNNNNNNNNNNNNNNNNNNNNNNNNNNNNNNNNNNNNNNNNNNNNNNNNNNNNNNNNNNNNNNNNNNNNNNNNNNNNNNNNNNNNNNNNNNNNNNNNNNNNNNNNNNNNNNNNNNNNNNNNNNNNNNNNNNNNNNNNNNNNNNNNNNNNNNNNNNNNNNNNNNNNNNNNNNNNNNNNNNNNNNNNNNNNNNNNNNNNNNNNNNNNNNNNNNNNNNNNNNNNNNNNNNNNNNNNNNNNNNNNNNNNNNNNNNNNNNNNNNNNNNNNNNNNNNNNNNNNNNNNNNNNNNNNNNNNNNNNNNNNNNNNNNNNNNNNNNNNNNNNNNNNNNNNNNNNNNNNNNNNNNNNNNNNNNNNNNNNNNNNNNNNNNNNNNNNNNNNNNNNNNNNNNNNNNNNNNNNNNNNNNNNNNNNNNNNNNNNNNNNNNNNNNNNNNNNNNNNNNNNNNNNNNNNNNNNNNNNNNNNNNNNNNNNNNNNNNNNNNNNNNNNNNNNNNNNNNNNNNNNNNNNNNNNNNNNNNNNNNNNNNNNNNNNNNNNNNNNNNNNNNNNNNNNNNNNNNNNNNNNNNNNNNNNNNNNNNNNNNNNNNNNNNNNNNNNNNNNNNNNNNNNNNNNNNNNNNNNNNNNNNNNNNNNNNNNNNNNNNNNNNNNNNNNNNNNNNNNNNNNNNNNNNNNNNNNNNNNNNNNNNNNNNNNNNNNNNNNNNNNNNNNNNNNNNNNNNNNNNNNNNNNNNNNNNNNNNNNNNNNNNNNNNNNNNNNNNNNNNNNNNNNNNNNNNNNNNNNNNNNNNNNNNNNNNNNNNNNNNNNNNNNNNNNNNNNNNNNNNNNNNNNNNNNNNNNNNNNNNNNNNNNNNNNNNNNNNNNNNNNNNNNNNNNNNNNNNNNNNNNNNNNNNNNNNNNNNNNNNNNNNNNNNNNNNNNNNNNNNNNNNNNNNNNNNNNNNNNNNNNNNNNNNNNNNNNNNNNNNNNNNNNNNNNNNNNNNNNNNNNNNNNNNNNNNNNNNNNNNNNNNNNNNNNNNNNNNNNNNNNNNNNNNNNNNNNNNNNNNNNNNNNNNNNNNNNNNNNNNNNNNNNNNNNNNNNNNNNNNNNNNNNNNNNNNNNNNNNNNNNNNNNNNNNNNNNNNNNNNNNNNNNNNNNNNNNNNNNNNNNNNNNNNNNNNNNNNNNNNNNNNNNNNNNNNNNNNNNNNNNNNNNNNNNNNNNNNNNNNNNNNNNNNNNNNNNNNNNNNNNNNNNNNNNNNNNNNNNNNNNNNNNNNNNNNNNNNNNNNNNNNNNNNNNNNNNNNNNNNNNNNNNNNNNNNNNNNNNNNNNNNNNNNNNNNNNNNNNNNNNNNNNNNNNNNNNNNNNNNNNNNNNNNNNNNNNNNNNNNNNNNNNNNNNNNNNNNNNNNNNNNNNNNNNNNNNNNNNNNNNNNNNNNNNNNNNNNNNNNNNNNNNNNNNNNNNNNNNNNNNNNNNNNNNNNNNNNNNNNNNNNNNNNNNNNNNNNNNNNNNNNNNNNNNNNNNNNNNNNNNNNNNNNNNNNNNNNNNNNNNNNNNNNNNNNNNNNNNNNNNNNNNNNNNNNNNNNNNNNNNNNNNNNNNNNNNNNNNNNNNNNNNNNNNNNNNNNNNNNNNNNNNNNNNNNNNNNNNNNNNNNNNNNNNNNNNNNNNNNNNNNNNNNNNNNNNNNNNNNNNNNNNNNNNNNNNNNNNNNNNNNNNNNNNNNNNNNNNNNNNNNNNNNNNNNNNNNNNNNNNNNNNNNNNNNNNNNNNNNNNNNNNNNNNNNNNNNNNNNNNNNNNNNNNNNNNNNNNNNNNNNNNNNNNNNNNNNNNNNNNNNNNNNNNNNNNNNNNNNNNNNNNNNNNNNNNNNNNNNNNNNNNNNNNNNNNNNNNNNNNNNNNNNNNNNNNNNNNNNNNNNNNNNNNNNNNNNNNNNNNNNNNNNNNNNNNNNNNNNNNNNNNNNNNNNNNNNNNNNNNNNNNNNNNNNNNNNNNNNNNNNNNNNNNNNNNNNNNNNNNNNNNNNNNNNNNNNNNNNNNNNNNNNNNNNNNNNNNNNNNNNNNNNNNNNNNNNNNNNNNNNNNNNNNNNNNNNNNNNNNNNNNNNNNNNNNNNNNNNNNNNNNNNNNNNNNNNNNNNNNNNNNNNNNNNNNNNNNNNNNNNNNNNNNNNNNNNNNNNNNNNNNNNNNNNNNNNNNNNNNNNNNNNNNNNNNNNNNNNNNNNNNNNNNNNNNNNNNNNNNNNNNNNNNNNNNNNNNNNNNNNNNNNNNNNNNNNNNNNNNNNNNNNNNNNNNNNNNNNNNNNNNNNNNNNNNNNNNNNNNNNNNNNNNNNNNNNNNNNNNNNNNNNNNNNNNNNNNNNNNNNNNNNNNNNNNNNNNNNNNNNNNNNNNNNNNNNNNNNNNNNNNNNNNNNNNNNNNNNNNNNNNNNNNNNNNNNNNNNNNNNNNNNNNNNNNNNNNNNNNNNNNNNNNNNNNNNNNNNNNNNNNNNNNNNNNNNNNNNNNNNNNNNNNNNNNNNNNNNNNNNNNNNNNNNNNNNNNNNNNNNNNNNNNNNNNNNNNNNNNNNNNNNNNNNNNNNNNNNNNNNNNNNNNNNNNNNNNNNNNNNNNNNNNNNNNNNNNNNNNNNNNNNNNNNNNNNNNNNNNNNNNNNNNNNNNNNNNNNNNNNNNNNNNNNNNNNNNNNNNNNNNNNNNNNNNNNNNNNNNNNNNNNNNNNNNNNNNNNNNNNNNNNNNNNNNNNNNNNNNNNNNNNNNNNNNNNNNNNNNNNNNNNNNNNNNNNNNNNNNNNNNNNNNNNNNNNNNNNNNNNNNNNNNNNNNNNNNNNNNNNNNNNNNNNNNNNNNNNNNNNNNNNNNNNNNNNNNNNNNNNNNNNNNNNNNNNNNNNNNNNNNNNNNNNNNNNNNNNNNNNNNNNNNNNNNNNNNNNNNNNNNNNNNNNNNNNNNNNNNNNNNNNNNNNNNNNNNNNNNNNNNNNNNNNNNNNNNNNNNNNNNNNNNNNNNNNNNNNNNNNNNNNNNNNNNNNNNNNNNNNNNNNNNNNNNNNNNNNNNNNNNNNNNNNNNNNNNNNNNNNNNNNNNNNNNNNNNNNNNNNNNNNNNNNNNNNNNNNNNNNNNNNNNNNNNNNNNNNNNNNNNNNNNNNNNNNNNNNNNNNNNNNNNNNNNNNNNNNNNNNNNNNNNNNNNNNNNNNNNNNNNNNNNNNNNNNNNNNNNNNNNNNNNNNNNNNNNNNNNNNNNNNNNNNNNNNNNNNNNNNNNNNNNNNNNNNNNNNNNNNNNNNNNNNNNNNNNNNNNNNNNNNNNNNNNNNNNNNNNNNNNNNNNNNNNNNNNNNNNNNNNNNNNNNNNNNNNNNNNNNNNNNNNNNNNNNNNNNNNNNNNNNNNNNNNNNNNNNNNNNNNNNNNNNNNNNNNNNNNNNNNNNNNNNNNNNNNNNNNNNNNNNNNNNNNNNNNNNNNNNNNNNNNNNNNNNNNNNNNNNNNNNNNNNNNNNNNNNNNNNNNNNNNNNNNNNNNNNNNNNNNNNNNNNNNNNNNNNNNNNNNNNNNNNNNNNNNNNNNNNNNNNNNNNNNNNNNNNNNNNNNNNNNNNNNNNNNNNNNNNNNNNNNNNNNNNNNNNNNNNNNNNNNNNNNNNNNNNNNNNNNNNNNNNNNNNNNNNNNNNNNNNNNNNNNNNNNNNNNNNNNNNNNNNNNNNNNNNNNNNNNNNNNNNNNNNNNNNNNNNNNNNNNNNNNNNNNNNNNNNNNNNNNNNNNNNNNNNNNNNNNNNNNNNNNNNNNNNNNNNNNNNNNNNNNNNNNNNNNNNNNNNNNNNNNNNNNNNNNNNNNNNNNNNNNNNNNNNNNNNNNNNNNNNNNNNNNNNNNNNNNNNNNNNNNNNNNNNNNNNNNNNNNNNNNNNNNNNNNNNNNNNNNNNNNNNNNNNNNNNNNNNNNNNNNNNNNNNNNNNNNNNNNNNNNNNNNNNNNNNNNNNNNNNNNNNNNNNNNNNNNNNNNNNNNNNNNNNNNNNNNNNNNNNNNNNNNNNNNNNNNNNNNNNNNNNNNNNNNNNNNNNNNNNNNNNNNNNNNNNNNNNNNNNNNNNNNNNNNNNNNNNNNNNNNNNNNNNNNNNNNNNNNNNNNNNNNNNNNNNNNNNNNNNNNNNNNNNNNNNNNNNNNNNNNNNNNNNNNNNNNNNNNNNNNNNNNNNNNNNNNNNNNNNNNNNNNNNNNNNNNNNNNNNNNNNNNNNNNNNNNNNNNNNNNNNNNNNNNNNNNNNNNNNNNNNNNNNNNNNNNNNNNNNNNNNNNNNNNNNNNNNNNNNNNNNNNNNNNNNNNNNNNNNNNNNNNNNNNNNNNNNNNNNNNNNNNNNNNNNNNNNNNNNNNNNNNNNNNNNNNNNNNNNNNNNNNNNNNNNNNNNNNNNNNNNNNNNNNNNNNNNNNNNNNNNNNNNNNNNNNNNNNNNNNNNNNNNNNNNNNNNNNNNNNNNNNNNNNNNNNNNNNNNNNNNNNNNNNNNNNNNNNNNNNNNNNNNNNNNNNNNNNNNNNNNNNNNNNNNNNNNNNNNNNNNNNNNNNNNNNNNNNNNNNNNNNNNNNNNNNNNNNNNNNNNNNNNNNNNNNNNNNNNNNNNNNNNNNNNNNNNNNNNNNNNNNNNNNNNNNNNNNNNNNNNNNNNNNNNNNNNNNNNNNNNNNNNNNNNNNNNNNNNNNNNNNNNNNNNNNNNNNNNNNCTGCTTCGGCAAGAGTCAGTGGTGGGAGCCCAGCCCAGACGCCAGCATCACCCCGTGGGGACGTGCTGAGATCAGGGCTGGCAGCGGGGGAGCCATGCGCAGCCCAGGGGTGGGGAAGGACCACGGAAGATGCCACGGGCAACCACAGGAAACTGAGACAAAGGCTTTTGACAGTACAAGTTGTTTATTTTGGCATCAGAACTCCTGACTCCCTAATGGAGCGCTGCATGTAATCCCGATTGCTGCCAGGAGaggctgtggctgccccatccctggaggtgctcaagaccagcttggatggagccctgggcaaccgGATTTGGTTCCGGATCTGGACGTTGGCggctctgcctgtggctggggGTTGGAATGATTGATGATCCCTggggtcccttcaaacccaagccGTTCTCTGATTCTGTCTGTTCCTATTGTTCctttaaattgttttccttttcttatcaaaataaatatttaatataactTAAATAAGTTAAATAGAATAAATTTCCTGTAGAAGAAGACGCAGTTCAAGTGCTCTGTTGAATGTGTGGTGCTGGGGGCCAAGTCCAGTGGCGGGAGAGCAGGGAAGGCTCAGTTTTTCTGGATCTGGAAGCGCTCCAGGAGTTCCTGCACCCAGTGCACCTTGGGCTGTGCGCATATCTCCCTCCCCTTCTTGGTGaccaggctgcagggagaaaaccagtgctgtggcagcagggtgctgggtcCTGTTGCCAGCACCCATGTGTCCCCAGCCACACTGCCATCCCCACTCAGCCACCAGTGGAATCCTGTCATGCTGCTGAACCCCAAACGCTGGCATTTGTTGAGTACTCACACAATCCCTGGCTGGCggcaggtgctgctggtggggaagGCGGAGGCGATGAGGTTGCGTGGGACGGGATGTTTAATGTAGGTGTAGCAGCAGGTTGTGGGGACGCCGTCTGTggggagagagaaacagagccCTGGTGAGACCCCACAGATGCTCGACCTGGGGCTTTACAAGGATCTCCCATCACCTATCCACCCCGTTGTGTCACATCCTCCAGGGACACCCCAAGAGACACCATCTCCAAGGCTGAGCACCAGCTCCAAGCACTGGTGGCAGTCCCCCACAGCCCACCATGACGGTCCTGTCCATGGGAACTCGGCTCCCAGGCAGGGACAGGCACTCAGCCGCAGGGACACAGCGAGACCTGACTCACCCAGATGGGCCACGGCTGAGGAGCAGAGggccaggaggagcagagcgGCCAGGGCGGCTGCGGAGCCCTTCATGGTGCTGCGGGACGTTGGCACGGCGagcggggctggagctgggtggctgcggggctctgctctgcacagtgctCGGCCCCTGCTGCGCTGCCACTTTTATCCCCTGCCCGCTGGGCGGGCTCAGGGTTTCAAGGAATAAGGATGAGCGCATCATACCAAGGAAATCTTGTCAGGATCCCCAAATTTTGCTGAGCTGGGGTAGGAAAGGAAGCTGCAAAAGGGGAAGCACTGGCCACAGGGCCATCTCTTTCAGATTCCATTTTGGTGGCCAGAGCCGGAAGCCttgtgcagggctgctctgctgccatgaCATGGACACCCCCagacaccaccaccaccactgctggCAGAAAAGCACTGCCAGAAGGAACATCCAGACTGAGCCGCAGCTTTGCCAGAAATACCACTTCCCGATGTGCCCCATCTCAGGGATACAAAACTGGCTCCAAAACACTGTCTTGCGCAGATATTCATGTCCACTGGTGAAACCAGATATTTGTGGGATAtctagaaaaggaaagatgacaTAGGGATGAAGTTGAATTGACCTGAAATCACTGGGGATGTCACTTTATCCCTTTTGATGTCAAAATCTGCAGCCTTATACTGGAAATCTTGCAGACGTGGAGACACAGGCAGCCCATAGGAACCGGGGTTTGTTCACTGCTCGCTGTGCCCAGGCTGCAACCTGCTGCCACCCACCCTGTCCACAGGACAGACAGGACATGCACCTCTCTGCCTGAAGATATTAATTTTGGCTCTTGTCAGTGAAGCTGTTGCAGTACCTGCTTGTCCACTTCTTCCCAACATGGACAATTTCATACCATTCAGGTTCTATATACTGGTTtgccccccccccaaaaaaagatATTACTCTGGTTTCAGGGAGGAGACATGGCCCTGAGGTTAGGAGATGAGCAAAGAGAGGGTTCTGCCAGCACCCCAAGACCAGCACATCACAGCTTTGCAGATGAAACTTTGAGGCAATCACAGCGTGACCAAAAAGGGGCAGCACTGGCAATTCCCAAAGGTAACTTACAATGTCCCTGTGgacacacatacagaaaaagctacaaaactcagtgcttcctcttcttttttccctttttccgTTCTTGCCCACACTGCCCCGTGGGTGTCCCAGTGGGTTTGTTGCCACCTCTAACCCCAGCCCTCACCCCCTGACTCTCACTGGGGGTGACTAAACCTCTGTGCTCTGAAGAGGCTGACTCATTGCTGAGCACTGGTTGTGCCCATCCTTCCACCCCACAGCAGGGCTATGGTCCTCATTCACATGTAGGATAAGGCTCACAGTGGTTGCCATGGCCCTGTTGTGCCTTTCTCTGCTGGCAGATCCCTGCCCAGAGGATGTACCCCTCAGAGCTGGTTCAATGGGAGGCATAGGATGAGGAGAAGAGACTGTGGTTATTTCTTCTACAAAAGATTAAAAGGATGGAGGtgagaacaggctgcccagggaggtggtggagtccctgtccctgaaggctttcaagaactgtggagatgtggcactgagggacgtggtcagtggacatggtgggggtgggttgggttTGGACTTGGGGAGCTGACAGTTCtattccaaccttaatgactcaATGATTCTAAACCACCTTGGAGCCCTCCAGGAGAAGCCAGGCAGCACCAACCCAGCCTTAGAGGTAAGGACAGGAACAATCTCTCCAGCTCCCTTCAGCTGCTTACATCACAGCTGCTTCTAACCTGGTAGTGAAACTGGAGAAATTCAAAGCAGCCCCTGTGTAAACAAATTCCAAGTTCAGAGTTTAGTCAACAGAAACCACGTTTTTGTGAGCCTCTGCCCACAGACACTCACCTGCCCCAGACCCTTGCCCACCAGCCACCCCCTTGGCTATCTCCCCTGGCCTCCCAGAAGTCACaagaagcaggaggaaagaCATCAGCGTGCAACAAGCCATTGCTATCAGGGCAAGGAGCAACTGGGGCTTGGAGCAGCTATGGGAGTGGAATGCTAAGCCCAAGCTCCAGGGCAGGATACCCCTGGGGAGTAGCCCCAAGCCAAGGTCCAACTCAACTCAAATAGAACTGGGTCCCAAGGCCATGTGTGGAAATGAGCAATGGCACTGGGTGATGCTGGCTTCAGAAGATGAGCTTTGCATTCccaagcaaagagaaaaggagatcaGGAGCTTCTCGATGCAATTATCTCTCTTCTGGGATAAGCATAGAAAACCTGCCATCCATTAGGAACCTTAGACAATCTCACAACTACAAACACTATTTTTGATGGAAATGgtaaaagtatttcttctttactgCAGAAGTTGTTGCCCAAGCTTTCACTTCTTCATTTAGACAAGAGCTGAATGGAACTTCTTACTGGATGCTGATGAAGAAGTTCCTATTCTAACTGGAATAGAGGATATTTCAATGAATTACACAAAATTGCAGCTCAGCAAAAGTAGAAAGCTTGTGTTACAGTGTATTTAAGGAATTGAATATAAGGAAGTGATTTAAAGGGAGAGTGAAGAAATGACTTTTAATTCTCCTGTGGTAGAAGACATCTGTATTCATATGACTTTCTAATGTGGCATAGAAATCAACAGCCAGTGTGGGGAGAGAAAATACAACTTGAATTCTTGTTGGGAGCACTTCCCAGTGAAGATTTCAGAATAGCTGCTGGGGACGCAGGAGggcagaaaacacagctttacaaataaaaaatcaaaaaaacaATAGCCAAAGGTGCGGTG includes the following:
- the LOC110407898 gene encoding C-C motif chemokine 3-like gives rise to the protein MKGSAAALAALLLLALCSSAVAHLDGVPTTCCYTYIKHPVPRNLIASAFPTSSTCRQPGIVLVTKKGREICAQPKVHWVQELLERFQIQKN
- the LOC110407899 gene encoding C-C motif chemokine 3-like encodes the protein MKGSAAALAALLLLALCSSAVARLCESDGVPTTCCFTYIQDPVPLNLIASAFRSSSKCRLPGVILVTKKGREICANPEESWVQKRLELFQNQEN